The following are encoded in a window of Peromyscus eremicus chromosome 12, PerEre_H2_v1, whole genome shotgun sequence genomic DNA:
- the LOC131922864 gene encoding large ribosomal subunit protein uL18-like, whose amino-acid sequence MGFVKVVKNKAYFKRYQVRFRRRREGKTDYCARKRLVIQDKNKYTTPKYRMIVRVTNRDIICQIAYARIEGDMIVCAAYAHELPKYGVKVGLTDYAAAYCTGLLLARRLLHRFGMDKIYEGQVEVTGDEYNVESIDGQPGAFTCYLDAGLARTTTGNKVFGALKGAVDGGLSIPHSTKRFPGYDSESKEFNTEVHRKHIMGQHIADYMRSLMEEDEDAYKKQFSQYLKNNVTPDVMEEMYKKAHAAIRENPVYEKKPKREVEKRWNRPKMSLAQKKDRVAQKKASFLRAQERAAGS is encoded by the coding sequence ATGGGGTTTGTGAAAGTTGTCAAGAATAAGGCCTACTTTAAGAGATACCAAGTGAGATTTAGAAGGCGGCGAGAGGGTAAAACTGACTACTGTGCTCGGAAACGATTGGTGATCCAAGACAAAAATAAGTACACCACACCCAAATACAGGATGATAGTTCGTGTAACCAACAGAGATATCATCTGCCAGATTGCCTATGCCCGTATAGAAGGGGACATGATCGTGTGCGCAGCATATGCACACGAGCTGCCCAAGTACGGTGTGAAAGTTGGCCTGACAGATTATGCTGCGGCCTATTGCACTGGCCTGCTGCTGGCCCGCAGGCTTCTCCATAGGTTTGGTATGGACAAGATCTATGAAGGCCAAGTGGAGGTGACTGGAGATGAATACAATGTGGAAAGCATTGATGGTCAGCCTGGTGCCTTCACTTGCTATTTGGATGCAGGTCTTGCCCGAACTACAACTGGCAATAAAGTTTTTGGGGCCCTGAAGGGAGCTGTGGATGGAGGCTTGTCTATTCCTCATAGTACCAAACGATTCCCTGGTTATGATTCTGAAAGCAAGGAGTTCAACACAGAAGTACACCGTAAACACATCATGGGTCAGCATATCGCAGATTACATGCGCTCCCTGATGGAGGAAGACGAAGATGCTTATAAGAAACAGTTCTCTCAGTACCTCAAGAACAATGTGACTCCAGACGTGATGGAGGAGATGTATAAGAAAGCTCACGCTGCTATCCGAGAGAATCCAGTCTATGAGAAGAAACCCAAGAGAGAAGTGGAGAAGAGGTGGAACCGACCCAAAATGTCTCTTGCCCAGAAGAAAGATCGGGTTGCTCAAAAGAAGGCAAgcttcctcagagctcaggaaagggCTGCTGGGAGCTAA